In a genomic window of Spirosoma agri:
- a CDS encoding DUF4870 domain-containing protein yields METPPPIQPYNPTPLSESDARMWAMLAHLSALTGLFTVVGSVVGPLVVWQIQKEKSAFIDFHGKEALNFNITIAIAAGISFILMFILIGLFLLWIIGAVWLIFTIIAAIKANNGDYYRYPLSIRFFK; encoded by the coding sequence ATGGAAACCCCTCCCCCAATTCAGCCTTACAACCCGACTCCGCTTAGCGAATCCGATGCCCGTATGTGGGCTATGCTCGCCCATTTAAGTGCGCTGACCGGCCTGTTCACCGTCGTTGGTAGTGTTGTCGGCCCGCTTGTGGTATGGCAGATTCAGAAAGAAAAGTCGGCCTTCATCGATTTTCACGGTAAGGAAGCCCTAAATTTCAACATCACGATTGCCATTGCTGCGGGTATCTCGTTCATTCTTATGTTCATCCTGATCGGTCTGTTTCTGCTGTGGATAATCGGCGCGGTGTGGCTCATCTTTACCATCATTGCCGCCATCAAAGCGAACAACGGTGACTATTACCGCTACCCGCTATCGATCCGCTTCTTTAAATAA
- a CDS encoding NCS2 family permease, translated as MSSSAPAVIARRTEVLAGISTFLATMYIIVVNPSILSQAGLPFSGVLTATVLLSFFCSLMMGLYARNPIVVAPGMGLNAFFTFTAVKGMGLRPEVALGAVFWAGVLFLLLSMLNVRSAIVRIIPLPIRYAVSAGIGLFVTLIGFENAKFIIANPATLVGVAHLTDPIILTFILGLLLTSVLVVRDVPGGIIIGIIVTTLMAWPIGRYWGDASAVNFGQKTLVNFQGVWAAPDFSLIGKLDLKSSLTWALWPVIFAFAFTDLFDSLSTFVGVAEAGGIQDADGQPRNLNRSLLTDAVSTTIAGVLGTSPGTAYIESAVGIAQGGRTGLTAIVAGCCFLPFLFLSPLLSVIPSIATAPALVLVGAFMMKPVTRIDWGHLEDALPAFLSLVLIPFTYSITQGLIWGFLSWTVIKVAVGKSRELPIGLWIVDAFCVLALFGGH; from the coding sequence ATGTCCAGTAGTGCGCCTGCCGTTATCGCCCGTCGAACCGAAGTTCTTGCCGGTATTTCCACCTTTCTGGCCACGATGTACATCATCGTGGTCAATCCGTCTATTCTGAGTCAGGCGGGGCTGCCGTTTAGTGGCGTGTTGACCGCTACCGTGCTACTCTCTTTCTTCTGTAGCCTGATGATGGGCCTGTACGCCCGCAACCCGATTGTGGTTGCGCCGGGTATGGGCCTGAATGCTTTCTTTACGTTTACGGCGGTGAAAGGAATGGGGCTCCGGCCCGAGGTGGCACTCGGTGCCGTGTTTTGGGCGGGCGTCCTGTTCCTGTTGTTGTCGATGCTGAATGTCCGCTCGGCAATTGTCCGGATCATTCCACTGCCAATTCGGTATGCCGTTTCGGCGGGTATTGGTCTGTTCGTCACGCTGATCGGATTCGAGAATGCGAAGTTCATCATCGCTAATCCGGCTACGTTAGTGGGCGTTGCGCACCTGACAGACCCGATCATACTCACGTTTATCCTGGGACTTTTGCTGACCAGCGTGTTGGTCGTACGCGACGTGCCGGGAGGTATCATCATTGGTATCATCGTGACCACGCTGATGGCCTGGCCCATTGGGCGGTATTGGGGCGACGCGTCGGCGGTTAACTTCGGACAGAAAACGCTGGTCAATTTTCAGGGCGTTTGGGCGGCACCCGATTTTTCGCTGATTGGGAAGCTGGACCTGAAAAGCTCACTCACGTGGGCGCTGTGGCCGGTAATCTTCGCGTTTGCGTTTACGGACCTGTTCGATAGCCTGTCTACGTTCGTGGGTGTGGCCGAAGCCGGGGGGATACAGGACGCCGATGGCCAACCGCGCAACCTAAATCGTTCGCTACTGACGGATGCGGTATCGACAACGATTGCGGGTGTGCTGGGAACGAGTCCCGGTACGGCTTACATCGAGTCGGCGGTGGGAATTGCGCAGGGTGGACGAACGGGCTTGACCGCTATCGTGGCCGGTTGTTGTTTTCTTCCCTTCTTGTTTCTATCGCCCTTGTTGTCGGTTATTCCATCGATTGCAACGGCTCCGGCGCTGGTCCTGGTCGGCGCGTTCATGATGAAACCCGTCACCCGCATCGACTGGGGGCACCTGGAAGATGCATTGCCGGCTTTTCTGTCGCTTGTGTTGATTCCATTCACCTATTCCATTACGCAGGGACTGATCTGGGGATTTCTGTCCTGGACGGTCATCAAAGTGGCGGTTGGCAAAAGCCGAGAATTACCCATTGGGCTATGGATAGTCGATGCGTTCTGTGTGTTGGCCTTGTTTGGAGGGCACTAA
- a CDS encoding cysteine desulfurase, producing the protein MQSAIESTLNIQKIRLDFPILDQEINGRPLVYFDNAATNQKPLPVIRALTDYYEGYNANIHRGIHHLAEKATAAFEASRRAMQEFLNAKHWQEIIFTYGTTDGINLVAQTYGRRFLNEGDEIIISTMEHHSNIVPWQMLCEEKGCVLKVIPVNDNGELLMDEYEKMLSERTKFVSCVHVSNSLGTINPVKTIIDQAHAVGAVVLIDGAQASSHLELDVQALDADFYVLSAHKLYGPTGMGVLYGKKAILDAMPPYRGGGEMIKEVTFAKTTYNDIPYKFEAGTPNIADVVAVKTALDYMADLGKENIAAHEHDLLQYATERLSELDGLRIIGQAKEKIGVISFVLDGIHHQDTGVILDQQGIAVRTGHHCTQPLMQRFGIAGTTRASFAVYNTRDEIDRLVQGLRRVQKMML; encoded by the coding sequence ATGCAGTCGGCTATAGAAAGTACCCTCAATATACAAAAAATCCGCCTTGATTTTCCGATCCTCGATCAGGAGATCAACGGTCGTCCATTGGTTTATTTTGACAATGCCGCTACGAATCAGAAGCCGCTCCCGGTGATTCGTGCTTTGACCGACTACTACGAAGGTTATAACGCCAACATTCACCGGGGTATCCACCATTTGGCCGAGAAAGCAACGGCTGCTTTTGAAGCATCACGCCGGGCGATGCAGGAATTTCTGAACGCCAAGCACTGGCAGGAGATCATCTTTACCTACGGCACAACCGACGGGATCAACCTGGTTGCGCAGACGTATGGCCGCCGGTTCCTGAACGAGGGCGACGAGATCATCATTTCGACCATGGAGCACCATTCCAATATTGTGCCCTGGCAAATGCTCTGCGAAGAAAAAGGATGTGTGTTAAAGGTGATTCCTGTCAATGACAACGGCGAGTTGCTGATGGACGAGTACGAAAAAATGCTCTCGGAACGCACCAAGTTCGTTTCCTGTGTCCACGTCTCTAACTCCCTCGGAACGATCAATCCGGTCAAGACAATCATCGATCAGGCCCACGCGGTCGGCGCGGTTGTGCTCATCGACGGGGCCCAGGCCAGTTCTCACCTGGAGCTGGATGTGCAGGCACTCGACGCTGACTTTTACGTACTCTCCGCCCATAAACTGTATGGACCAACCGGGATGGGCGTGCTGTACGGCAAAAAAGCAATTCTTGATGCCATGCCTCCTTACCGGGGTGGCGGTGAGATGATCAAGGAAGTTACGTTCGCCAAAACGACCTACAACGATATTCCTTATAAGTTCGAAGCCGGTACGCCCAACATTGCCGACGTGGTTGCGGTCAAAACTGCGCTTGACTACATGGCTGATCTGGGTAAGGAAAACATTGCCGCCCACGAACATGACCTGCTCCAGTACGCTACTGAACGACTGAGTGAGCTGGATGGACTACGCATTATCGGGCAGGCGAAAGAAAAAATTGGTGTTATTTCCTTTGTGCTGGACGGTATTCACCACCAGGATACGGGCGTCATTCTGGACCAGCAGGGCATTGCCGTTCGGACAGGTCACCACTGCACCCAACCGCTGATGCAACGTTTCGGTATTGCCGGAACTACGCGGGCGTCGTTTGCGGTTTATAACACCAGAGATGAGATTGATCGGCTTGTGCAGGGGTTGCGCCGGGTCCAGAAAATGATGTTGTGA
- a CDS encoding DUF59 domain-containing protein, with amino-acid sequence MTDEELKEQVVLALKAVYDPEIPVDVYELGLIYDIKIFPINNVYILMTLTSPSCPSAGSIPAEIEEKVRAIDGVNDVSVELTFDPPYSTELMSEVAKLELGFM; translated from the coding sequence ATGACGGACGAAGAACTAAAAGAACAAGTCGTGCTGGCGCTCAAGGCGGTATACGATCCTGAGATTCCAGTAGATGTGTACGAGCTGGGCCTGATCTACGACATCAAGATATTCCCGATCAATAACGTCTACATTCTGATGACGCTGACCTCACCCTCCTGCCCGTCAGCGGGGTCGATTCCAGCGGAAATCGAAGAAAAAGTGCGTGCGATCGATGGCGTCAACGACGTGAGTGTCGAACTGACCTTCGATCCCCCCTACTCCACCGAACTGATGTCGGAAGTAGCCAAGCTTGAACTAGGCTTTATGTAA
- a CDS encoding pyruvate carboxylase has product MKEYIRPIKRLLVANRGEIAIRIMRAATELGITTVAVYTYEDRYSLHRYKADEAFQIGRDEDPLKPYLDVEGIILLAKRHQIDAIHPGYGFLSENVKLARRCRDENIIFIGPSPEAMDALGDKVRAKNLATKAGVPLIPDSREENMSPEFAQSEAERIGFPVMVKAAAGGGGRGMRVVRQAEEFEKAFTEAKNEARNAFGDDTIFLEKFIEDPKHIEVQLLGDQHGNIVHLYERDCSVQRRFQKVVEVAPSFGLRQETKLKLYEYALQLGRAVNYSNAGTVEFLVDKQENIYFIEVNPRIQVEHTITEEITGIDIVRTQILIAMGYKLSDNGIYIRHQDEIPLNGFAIQCRITTEDPANGFKPDFGTIIAYRNAAGFGIRLDEGSSYAGMKISPYFDSMIVKVSARGRTLKGASQRLTRALLEFRIRGVKTNIGFLLNVISHPIFQRGEARVSFIETHPELFNFRKPQDRSTRVLNYLADVIVNGNPEVKKKDDSKFFRTPVVPPFDTYAPYPAGNRDRMKELGREKFAQWVLDQKSILYTDTTFRDGHQSLLATRVRTQDLQKVAEGFAKNHPELFSMEVWGGATFDVSMRFLYESPWKRLAALREAMPNMLLQMLFRGSNAVGYSAYPDNLIEKFVEKSWESGIDIFRIFDSLNWPEAMKVSIRAVRERTDAICEAAICYTGDMLDPAKHKKYNLQYYLDLARQLEDEGAHMLAIKDMAGLLKPLAADVLVRELKQAVSIPIHLHTHDTAGIQAATYLKAIDAGVDIVDCALGALSGLTSQPNFNSVVAMMQGHERECPINLSSLNAYSNYWEDVREYYYPFESGMKAGSAEVYENEIPGGQYSNLKPQAIATGLGDKFETLKKNYSVANQLFGDIVKVTPSSKVVGDMAIFMTANNLTADDVMTRGESLSFPESVKELMKGILGQPVGGFPEDVQKVILKGEEPITGRPNEHLKPIDFEADFAAFQEKYPLNDGFEDYLSYQMYPKVYEEYYKANEQYGDVSIIPTPAFFYGLKENEEILINIEEGKNILVRLLFKSEPNEFGMRTITFELNGQSRQVQVRDRASKVEKAMNAKISKDGDVGAPLQGRLTRILVKEGDEVKKNQPLFVIEAMKMESIVAASKAGKVAKVVLKEGITVEQDDCVVELAS; this is encoded by the coding sequence ATGAAGGAATACATCCGTCCCATCAAACGTCTGTTAGTCGCCAACCGGGGTGAAATTGCAATCCGTATCATGCGGGCTGCTACTGAATTAGGCATTACGACCGTTGCCGTCTACACCTACGAAGATCGTTATTCGCTCCATCGGTATAAGGCCGATGAAGCGTTCCAGATCGGTCGCGATGAGGACCCGCTGAAACCCTACCTTGATGTAGAAGGCATTATTCTTCTGGCAAAACGTCATCAGATTGACGCGATCCACCCCGGCTACGGCTTTTTGTCCGAGAATGTGAAACTGGCCCGACGGTGCCGCGACGAGAATATCATCTTCATTGGCCCCTCGCCGGAGGCTATGGATGCCTTGGGCGATAAGGTACGGGCGAAAAACCTGGCGACCAAAGCGGGTGTGCCCCTGATTCCCGACTCACGGGAAGAAAATATGAGCCCTGAATTTGCCCAGTCGGAAGCGGAACGGATCGGTTTCCCGGTCATGGTCAAAGCGGCTGCGGGTGGTGGCGGGCGCGGCATGCGTGTCGTTCGCCAGGCCGAAGAATTTGAAAAAGCGTTTACGGAAGCGAAGAACGAAGCCCGCAACGCATTCGGTGACGATACCATCTTCCTCGAAAAATTCATTGAAGATCCCAAGCACATCGAAGTGCAACTGCTTGGTGATCAGCACGGCAACATCGTTCACCTCTACGAACGCGACTGCTCCGTACAGCGACGTTTTCAGAAGGTTGTCGAAGTAGCGCCCTCCTTCGGCTTACGGCAGGAAACGAAATTAAAACTATACGAGTATGCGCTTCAACTCGGTCGGGCGGTAAACTACTCGAACGCGGGTACGGTCGAATTTCTGGTCGATAAGCAGGAGAATATCTATTTCATCGAGGTCAACCCGCGCATTCAGGTCGAGCACACGATAACGGAAGAAATTACCGGCATCGACATCGTTAGGACGCAAATTCTGATTGCGATGGGCTATAAACTGTCGGACAACGGCATCTATATTCGTCATCAGGACGAGATTCCGCTGAACGGGTTCGCCATCCAGTGTCGCATCACGACCGAAGATCCGGCCAACGGGTTCAAGCCTGATTTTGGCACCATTATCGCGTACCGGAACGCAGCCGGTTTCGGTATTCGACTTGACGAAGGCAGCAGCTACGCGGGCATGAAAATCTCGCCCTACTTCGATTCGATGATCGTGAAGGTGTCGGCCCGTGGGCGGACGCTGAAAGGAGCCAGCCAACGCCTGACACGCGCGTTGCTCGAATTCCGGATTCGGGGCGTCAAAACGAACATCGGCTTTCTGCTGAACGTGATCAGCCACCCGATTTTTCAGCGTGGTGAAGCCAGGGTCTCCTTCATCGAAACCCATCCCGAACTGTTTAATTTCCGCAAACCGCAGGATCGCTCGACGCGGGTGCTCAACTACCTCGCCGACGTAATTGTCAACGGAAATCCGGAGGTAAAAAAGAAAGACGATTCCAAGTTTTTCAGAACACCCGTCGTTCCGCCGTTCGATACCTATGCGCCTTACCCAGCCGGCAATCGCGACCGCATGAAAGAACTGGGTCGGGAGAAATTCGCGCAGTGGGTTCTCGATCAAAAGAGCATTCTCTATACCGATACGACCTTCCGCGATGGGCACCAATCGCTCCTGGCAACGCGCGTCCGGACGCAGGACTTACAAAAAGTAGCCGAAGGATTCGCCAAAAACCATCCCGAACTCTTTTCGATGGAAGTGTGGGGCGGAGCTACATTCGACGTGTCGATGCGGTTTCTGTACGAAAGCCCGTGGAAACGACTGGCGGCCCTGCGGGAAGCTATGCCGAACATGCTACTGCAAATGCTGTTTCGCGGCTCCAACGCCGTTGGTTACTCGGCTTACCCGGATAATTTGATCGAGAAATTTGTCGAGAAATCGTGGGAATCGGGCATCGATATTTTCCGGATTTTCGACTCGCTGAACTGGCCTGAGGCTATGAAAGTAAGCATTCGGGCTGTTCGCGAACGGACGGATGCGATCTGCGAAGCAGCTATTTGCTACACAGGCGATATGCTCGATCCGGCTAAGCATAAGAAGTACAACCTCCAATATTATCTGGATCTGGCCCGTCAGCTTGAAGACGAAGGCGCACACATGCTGGCCATCAAAGATATGGCTGGTTTGCTCAAACCGCTGGCTGCCGATGTGCTGGTGCGGGAATTGAAGCAAGCGGTGAGCATTCCGATCCACCTGCACACCCACGATACGGCGGGTATTCAGGCGGCCACGTACCTGAAAGCAATCGATGCGGGCGTCGACATCGTGGATTGTGCGCTGGGTGCTTTGTCGGGGCTGACTTCACAGCCTAATTTCAACTCGGTTGTGGCCATGATGCAGGGCCACGAGCGCGAATGCCCAATCAATCTGTCGTCGCTGAATGCGTACTCCAACTATTGGGAGGATGTGCGGGAGTATTACTATCCGTTCGAGTCGGGCATGAAAGCGGGTAGCGCGGAGGTATACGAAAACGAAATTCCGGGTGGACAGTATTCTAACCTGAAACCGCAGGCGATTGCAACGGGCCTCGGCGACAAGTTCGAAACGCTGAAGAAGAATTATTCGGTGGCGAACCAGTTGTTTGGCGACATCGTGAAAGTAACGCCCTCCTCGAAAGTTGTCGGCGACATGGCGATTTTCATGACCGCCAACAACCTGACCGCCGACGATGTAATGACACGGGGTGAATCGCTGTCGTTTCCGGAATCCGTAAAAGAGCTGATGAAGGGCATTCTGGGGCAACCCGTCGGTGGTTTTCCGGAAGACGTGCAAAAGGTTATTCTGAAAGGCGAAGAACCCATTACGGGTCGTCCGAACGAGCATCTGAAGCCAATCGACTTCGAGGCTGATTTTGCGGCTTTCCAGGAAAAATACCCGCTAAACGACGGCTTTGAAGACTATCTGTCGTATCAGATGTATCCGAAGGTGTACGAGGAATACTACAAAGCCAACGAGCAATACGGCGATGTCAGCATTATCCCGACACCCGCATTCTTCTACGGATTGAAAGAGAACGAGGAGATCCTGATCAACATCGAGGAAGGCAAAAACATTCTCGTGCGGTTACTGTTCAAGTCCGAACCCAATGAGTTTGGGATGCGGACAATCACCTTTGAGTTGAACGGACAAAGTCGCCAGGTTCAGGTTCGGGACAGAGCCTCGAAGGTGGAGAAGGCCATGAACGCCAAGATCAGTAAGGACGGCGATGTGGGCGCTCCGTTGCAGGGCCGACTGACGCGCATTCTGGTTAAAGAAGGCGATGAAGTCAAGAAGAACCAGCCGCTTTTCGTGATCGAAGCCATGAAGATGGAAAGCATCGTAGCCGCATCTAAAGCCGGAAAAGTAGCGAAGGTCGTGCTTAAAGAAGGCATCACCGTTGAGCAGGACGACTGCGTTGTCGAACTAGCTTCCTAG
- a CDS encoding bacteriorhodopsin: MKLSDTFIPTAGVVGLLPMVTYFFLVVTMYAFLANFLFALASRDRVKPEHLTVQTLTLIIAAVAGLSYFFIQDYYRSMLTELATLSDAENRQILIRESYSTIGQYRYMDWAVTTPLLLIKMVSMLRVDFREIKRPLTVMLLADLFMILTGYIGEQQLAFDNEILAGPKLIWGAVSTVGYGVIPFMLYRFWKQFAAKVQPEDQWAYRLMALTTVTFWGVYPIGYILTVLNIDTNWIHIAFSVADVINKIGVGLIAFWAGKRTQPA, from the coding sequence ATGAAGCTATCCGATACATTCATTCCAACGGCAGGCGTAGTCGGTTTGCTGCCCATGGTCACCTACTTCTTTCTGGTTGTGACCATGTATGCTTTTTTAGCCAATTTCCTCTTCGCACTGGCCTCCCGCGACCGCGTCAAACCCGAACACCTGACGGTTCAAACGCTAACGCTTATCATTGCCGCCGTAGCCGGTCTTTCCTACTTTTTCATTCAGGATTATTACCGCTCTATGCTGACCGAGCTGGCTACGCTGTCCGATGCCGAGAATCGCCAGATACTGATTCGGGAATCCTACAGCACCATTGGCCAGTACCGCTACATGGATTGGGCCGTAACGACGCCTTTGCTGCTCATCAAAATGGTATCGATGCTCCGGGTCGATTTTCGGGAAATCAAACGCCCGTTGACGGTGATGCTTCTGGCAGACCTCTTCATGATCCTGACCGGCTACATCGGTGAGCAGCAGCTGGCGTTCGACAATGAAATTCTGGCCGGCCCCAAACTGATTTGGGGAGCCGTTTCGACGGTAGGTTACGGAGTCATACCCTTCATGCTCTACAGGTTCTGGAAACAGTTTGCTGCCAAGGTCCAACCCGAAGACCAATGGGCTTATCGATTGATGGCGCTGACAACCGTTACGTTCTGGGGCGTCTATCCGATTGGCTACATCCTAACGGTCCTCAACATCGATACCAACTGGATTCACATTGCCTTTTCGGTCGCCGATGTCATCAATAAAATTGGCGTAGGACTGATCGCTTTTTGGGCGGGCAAGCGGACACAACCAGCCTAA
- a CDS encoding alkaline phosphatase D family protein, producing MYKTRHILLWLLFVNPLLLLGQSAKVAATSKLQAGPMVGYSDMREVMLWVQTKGPARVQIRYSETGTSKNGKVAPVHLTNEVQTNRQTVFTAHLLADQVEPGKKYKYELLIEGRTVSLPYRTQFQTQSLWQWRTDPPSFRFGVGSCTYVNEEGTDRPGKAYGDGYEIFTALTAQKPDFMLWTGDNTYTREVDWNSRTGVMRRYTHTRSLPDMQPLLASTHNYAIWDDHDYGPNDADRSYWLKPVTLEAFKLFWTNPNFVFPEGCAGTFFWNDCQFFLLDDRTFRAPNDKPDGPEKPYFGDKQLQWLLDALTFSKAPFKFIVTGGQIINPTVAFENYATYGTERERLFKAIADAKIPGILFITGDRHHSILHRLDRESAGYPLYDLTISPLTSSVAQPRADELKQPTYVDGTLVAERNFGILSVTGPLTDRVLNIKVYNQKGAERWSRDIRASELK from the coding sequence ATGTACAAGACTCGACACATACTCTTGTGGCTACTGTTTGTCAATCCGTTGCTGCTGCTCGGGCAATCGGCCAAAGTAGCAGCCACCAGTAAACTTCAGGCAGGTCCGATGGTTGGTTATTCGGATATGCGCGAGGTTATGCTCTGGGTGCAGACCAAAGGACCCGCCCGCGTTCAGATTCGGTATTCAGAAACGGGCACGTCCAAAAATGGGAAAGTCGCCCCGGTTCACCTGACCAACGAAGTGCAGACCAACCGGCAAACGGTTTTTACAGCCCACCTGCTCGCCGATCAGGTGGAACCCGGAAAAAAGTACAAGTACGAACTGTTAATCGAGGGCAGAACGGTGAGCCTGCCCTACCGGACCCAGTTTCAAACCCAAAGCCTGTGGCAGTGGCGGACGGACCCACCCTCTTTTCGTTTCGGCGTCGGAAGCTGCACGTACGTCAACGAGGAGGGCACTGACCGACCCGGTAAAGCATACGGCGATGGCTACGAGATTTTTACCGCCCTGACCGCTCAGAAACCTGACTTCATGCTCTGGACCGGCGATAACACCTACACGCGCGAGGTGGACTGGAACAGCCGTACGGGCGTAATGCGACGCTATACCCATACGCGTTCGCTACCCGATATGCAGCCGTTACTGGCCTCGACGCATAACTACGCCATCTGGGACGATCACGATTACGGCCCCAATGACGCCGATCGGTCCTACTGGCTAAAACCCGTTACGCTGGAAGCCTTCAAACTATTCTGGACGAACCCGAATTTTGTGTTTCCGGAAGGGTGTGCCGGTACGTTTTTCTGGAATGACTGCCAGTTTTTTCTGCTCGATGATCGCACATTCCGCGCCCCAAACGACAAACCGGACGGGCCGGAAAAACCTTATTTTGGCGATAAACAGCTTCAATGGTTACTGGATGCGCTGACCTTCAGCAAAGCACCGTTCAAATTCATCGTGACCGGTGGCCAGATTATCAACCCGACCGTTGCGTTCGAAAATTACGCCACCTACGGCACGGAGCGGGAACGATTATTTAAGGCTATTGCCGATGCCAAAATACCGGGTATTCTGTTCATCACCGGCGATCGCCACCATTCGATTCTGCACCGGCTGGATCGGGAATCGGCGGGGTATCCGCTATATGATCTGACCATTTCGCCCTTGACCTCTTCCGTCGCACAACCGCGCGCTGATGAACTGAAACAGCCTACTTATGTGGATGGTACGCTGGTCGCGGAACGCAATTTCGGTATACTGAGCGTTACGGGTCCATTGACCGACCGAGTGCTGAACATAAAAGTCTACAACCAGAAAGGAGCCGAACGCTGGAGTCGGGACATCCGAGCCAGTGAATTAAAATGA
- a CDS encoding SufE family protein codes for MTINEKQDEIIEEFDLFDDQLDKTQYIIDLGKKLPPMPELNKTDENRIMGCQSKVWVDAELKDDRLYFFGDSEQTAQISKGLVGLLIRVLSGEKPEDIANADLYFIPRVGMGNLITSLRAGGLASMIERMKGYGRAYAGQTAQAK; via the coding sequence ATGACAATTAACGAGAAACAGGACGAGATTATCGAAGAATTTGACTTATTCGACGATCAACTCGATAAGACGCAATACATTATTGACTTAGGCAAGAAACTGCCGCCCATGCCCGAATTGAACAAAACAGACGAAAATCGGATCATGGGTTGTCAGTCGAAGGTGTGGGTCGATGCCGAATTGAAAGATGATCGGCTCTATTTTTTCGGGGATAGTGAACAGACCGCTCAGATTTCGAAAGGACTCGTTGGTCTGCTGATTCGGGTGTTGTCAGGTGAAAAACCGGAAGACATCGCGAATGCCGATTTGTACTTTATTCCGCGAGTCGGTATGGGTAATCTGATTACCTCGTTACGGGCGGGTGGATTAGCCTCAATGATCGAACGCATGAAAGGGTACGGTCGCGCTTATGCCGGCCAGACAGCCCAGGCAAAATAA
- a CDS encoding type II toxin-antitoxin system RelE/ParE family toxin — MEEISIIWADKAKENARDIYGYLFEGSATYAATWADEVERKLDMLIKFPEMGRIVPEFNVSFIREIFAGQYRIVYTFQNKIITVVSVRSMLQPLGKL, encoded by the coding sequence ATGGAAGAAATAAGCATAATCTGGGCCGATAAAGCCAAAGAAAATGCCCGTGATATTTACGGCTATTTATTTGAAGGCAGTGCCACCTATGCAGCAACCTGGGCTGACGAAGTTGAACGTAAGCTGGACATGTTAATCAAGTTTCCCGAAATGGGCCGAATCGTCCCTGAATTTAATGTTTCGTTTATTCGAGAAATTTTTGCCGGACAATACCGAATCGTTTATACATTCCAGAACAAGATAATTACAGTTGTTAGCGTACGCTCTATGCTGCAACCACTTGGTAAACTTTGA
- a CDS encoding glucosamine-6-phosphate deaminase yields MNLQKFPDHNTLSQHAAEHIAEIINRKPDALLCVASGDTPIETYHRFVALVQAGKVDVSQCTFVGLDEWVGFGPEDVGSCSYYIYRDLFKPLNLRPEQMHIFDAKSADLAAECKRTDALIRSRGGLDLLLVGMGMNGHIALNEPGTPFNLGCHVVELAESTKTVGQKYFEQETELTQGITIGLRHLAEARDVVLMVSGEKKAPMLRQALTGPITEQVPASIVQTRPNARVWVDEAAGRLI; encoded by the coding sequence ATGAATCTTCAGAAATTTCCCGATCACAACACACTTTCGCAACACGCAGCCGAACACATCGCCGAGATCATCAACCGAAAACCGGATGCCTTACTGTGCGTAGCGTCGGGCGATACACCCATTGAGACCTACCACCGGTTTGTGGCCTTAGTGCAGGCCGGGAAAGTGGATGTCAGCCAATGTACATTCGTTGGCCTCGATGAGTGGGTCGGCTTCGGTCCCGAAGATGTAGGCAGTTGCTCGTATTACATCTACCGGGATCTATTCAAACCGCTGAATCTCCGTCCTGAACAGATGCATATCTTCGACGCAAAATCGGCTGATCTGGCGGCTGAATGCAAACGGACCGATGCCCTCATCCGGTCGCGGGGCGGCTTGGATCTGTTGCTGGTGGGCATGGGCATGAACGGCCATATTGCGCTGAATGAACCCGGTACGCCCTTTAACCTCGGTTGCCACGTTGTCGAACTGGCGGAGAGTACTAAAACTGTAGGGCAAAAATATTTTGAGCAGGAAACCGAGCTGACGCAGGGCATTACCATCGGTCTTCGCCATCTGGCCGAAGCGCGCGATGTTGTGCTGATGGTTAGCGGAGAAAAGAAAGCACCCATGCTGCGTCAGGCATTGACCGGACCGATTACGGAGCAGGTGCCGGCCAGCATTGTTCAGACGCGACCAAATGCCCGAGTCTGGGTCGATGAAGCCGCCGGACGGTTGATCTAA
- a CDS encoding BrxA/BrxB family bacilliredoxin, translating into MYPPHLLIPMREDLTSVGFEELTTADDVVNTMENAEGTTLVVVNSVCGCAAGAARPGVKAALAASPVKPDKMVTVFAGGDLEATAKMREYFLPYPPSSPAIGIFKDGDLVHFIERHHIEGRSAQMIAQHLEMALEEFCTPANA; encoded by the coding sequence ATGTATCCTCCTCATTTGCTTATCCCAATGCGGGAAGACCTGACAAGCGTTGGGTTTGAAGAACTGACCACTGCCGACGATGTGGTAAACACAATGGAAAACGCCGAAGGGACAACACTCGTTGTCGTGAATTCGGTTTGTGGTTGCGCAGCTGGTGCGGCTCGTCCGGGCGTGAAAGCAGCGCTGGCAGCCAGCCCTGTGAAACCCGACAAAATGGTGACGGTATTTGCCGGTGGAGACCTAGAAGCTACCGCCAAAATGCGGGAGTACTTCCTTCCTTACCCACCGTCATCGCCAGCAATCGGTATTTTCAAAGATGGTGATCTGGTTCATTTCATCGAGCGGCACCATATCGAAGGTCGTTCGGCGCAGATGATTGCTCAACACCTTGAAATGGCACTGGAAGAGTTCTGCACACCAGCAAACGCCTAA